The sequence GATCTTGCGAAGGGATTTGCCATCGCCGCCGTGCTGCCGCGTGCAAATACCGAAGATGTGCTGCTGACTCGCGACGGCTACACCTTGGATACGCTTCCCGCCGGTGCCAAGATCGGCACCAGCAGTGTGCGACGCCAGCGCATGATCAAATGGCGCCGGCCGGACGTCGTCGCAGAAGAGATCCGCGGCAACGTGCCCACGCGCGTACGCAAGCTCTTCGCGCCCTCGCAACTCGATGGCATCCTGTTGGCACGCGCTGGCCTGGAGCGTCTGGGTCTGCTGAAGGGTGACGCCGTGCAACTCGATGGGCAGACCATCCCTGCGACCATTCTTGGCGGAGATGACTTCCTACCCGCCGCAGGACAAGGCGCGATCGGAATTGAGATTCGCGACGGTGATGAAACCACCCGCACAGTACTGCAGGCCATTAATGACTCGGTGACCTTTGCCAGCGTGCAGGCGGAACGTGAATTCCTGCGCCTTCTCGGCGCTGGATGCCAGACACCCGTGGGCGCACGCACTTCCGTGAGCGGCGAGAGTCTGCACATGCGCGTCCTTGTCTTCTCCGA is a genomic window of Roseimicrobium gellanilyticum containing:
- the hemC gene encoding hydroxymethylbilane synthase, yielding MNEKALILGTRGSELALCQADMVTAALQQAHPTLKIERRIIATSGDKRPDLRFSEFNQVAHVDKGIFIKELEMALESGEIDFAVHSLKDVPSDLAKGFAIAAVLPRANTEDVLLTRDGYTLDTLPAGAKIGTSSVRRQRMIKWRRPDVVAEEIRGNVPTRVRKLFAPSQLDGILLARAGLERLGLLKGDAVQLDGQTIPATILGGDDFLPAAGQGAIGIEIRDGDETTRTVLQAINDSVTFASVQAEREFLRLLGAGCQTPVGARTSVSGESLHMRVLVFSEKNAEAKPVDLEATGSMSDPLALATDLAGKVQKA